A stretch of the Paracoccus albus genome encodes the following:
- a CDS encoding efflux RND transporter periplasmic adaptor subunit, with protein sequence MGLAIFAAPANAQAPGGEAPPPAVTFVTLQAEDVTLTSSLPGRVIASAEAELRPQVNGLILERTFEEGSTVSEGDPLFRIDARSYEAAVAQAEAALAQAQAQSDEAAREAERIGALRSRSVASQQTEDSAIAARDAARAAVQAAQAAVDAANIDLDRTTIRAPLDGVIGLTQASQGALVTASQATPLAVIRQIDPIQVDVTQSAAEIIRWQRQGARAVLPKDADASVTLHLADGTDYDQQGSLMGAEPHVDETTGVVTLRIEVANPDSLLLPGMYVQAEIPQATLEGVILAPQEGVTRDRRGRPVAYVVNADNVVEERQLDIVQDRGNTWVVREGLADGERLIVEGFQRIGPGATVTPEERQEQPAEGEAAAGAAQGEAAEAAPATEEATAADTAPAEESQPEAEEAAPAAE encoded by the coding sequence ATGGGGCTTGCCATCTTCGCGGCACCTGCGAATGCGCAGGCACCGGGTGGTGAGGCACCGCCGCCAGCGGTCACCTTTGTCACGCTGCAAGCTGAGGATGTCACGCTGACCTCGTCCCTGCCCGGCCGTGTCATCGCCTCTGCCGAGGCGGAGCTGCGGCCACAGGTCAACGGCCTTATTCTCGAACGCACCTTCGAAGAGGGCAGCACGGTTTCCGAGGGAGATCCGCTGTTCAGAATCGACGCCCGCAGCTATGAGGCTGCGGTGGCACAGGCAGAGGCGGCTCTGGCGCAGGCTCAGGCGCAGTCGGATGAAGCCGCCCGAGAGGCAGAGCGGATCGGCGCACTGCGCAGCCGCAGCGTGGCCAGCCAGCAGACCGAAGACAGCGCCATTGCCGCACGCGATGCCGCACGTGCGGCGGTGCAGGCCGCGCAGGCTGCGGTTGATGCGGCGAATATCGATCTTGACCGGACCACCATCCGTGCCCCGCTGGATGGGGTAATCGGGCTCACACAGGCATCGCAGGGCGCGCTTGTGACCGCCAGTCAGGCGACCCCGCTGGCGGTGATCCGTCAGATTGACCCCATTCAGGTTGATGTGACGCAATCGGCGGCAGAGATCATTCGCTGGCAACGTCAGGGTGCCCGCGCGGTCCTGCCGAAAGATGCCGATGCCTCTGTCACGCTGCATCTGGCTGATGGGACGGATTACGATCAACAGGGCTCTCTCATGGGGGCCGAACCGCATGTCGATGAAACGACCGGCGTCGTCACCCTGCGGATCGAAGTCGCAAATCCCGACAGCCTGCTGCTGCCGGGCATGTATGTTCAGGCAGAGATCCCGCAGGCCACGCTGGAAGGCGTCATTCTTGCGCCGCAGGAAGGTGTGACCCGCGACCGCCGGGGGCGTCCGGTGGCCTATGTCGTGAATGCCGATAATGTCGTGGAAGAGCGGCAGCTTGATATCGTGCAGGATCGCGGAAACACATGGGTTGTCCGCGAGGGGCTGGCCGATGGAGAGCGCCTGATCGTCGAAGGCTTCCAGCGTATCGGACCCGGTGCGACCGTCACGCCAGAGGAACGTCAGGAACAGCCCGCTGAAGGCGAAGCAGCTGCGGGGGCCGCACAGGGCGAGGCAGCCGAAGCAGCGCCCGCCACAGAAGAAGCCACAGCGGCTGACACCGCGCCCGCCGAAGAAAGCCAGCCAGAGGCGGAAGAAGCCGCCCCCGCCGCTGAATAA
- a CDS encoding phosphatidate cytidylyltransferase, translating into MNDVRADLLATIAGIGGVLLVASIIGAILQRRYSPDGENAAVENLNDRIRAWWVMAITISVALLGGRTGVVLLFFICSFAALREFMTLTNASRADHNTLAAAFFIVLPVQFYLIWIEWYGLYSIFIPVWVFLLLPVVSALSGETRNFLIRVAEMQWALMICVFCVSHVPALMSLNIPGHEGRGVLLIAWLVVTVQLSDVLQYVWGKLVGRHKIAPRLSPSKTVEGFLGGCLSATAIGMALKFMTPFTLWQAGLMGLCVIMMGFLGGLVMSAIKRDRGVKDWGHTIAGHGGFIDRLDSVLFAAPIYFHLLRYYWSV; encoded by the coding sequence ATGAACGACGTTCGTGCGGACCTTCTGGCGACCATTGCCGGGATCGGGGGCGTTCTGCTGGTCGCCTCGATCATCGGTGCGATACTTCAGCGGCGATATTCCCCGGATGGAGAGAATGCCGCGGTCGAGAACCTGAACGACCGGATCCGCGCGTGGTGGGTGATGGCAATCACGATCTCTGTCGCGCTGCTTGGCGGCCGGACGGGTGTCGTGCTGCTGTTCTTCATATGCTCTTTCGCGGCATTGCGGGAATTCATGACCCTGACCAATGCCAGCCGCGCCGATCACAACACGCTGGCAGCCGCGTTCTTCATCGTGCTGCCGGTGCAGTTCTACCTGATCTGGATCGAATGGTACGGGCTGTATTCCATCTTTATTCCGGTCTGGGTGTTCCTGCTGCTGCCCGTTGTTTCCGCGCTGTCCGGGGAAACGCGGAACTTCCTGATCCGCGTGGCCGAAATGCAATGGGCCCTGATGATCTGCGTCTTCTGCGTCTCGCACGTTCCGGCCTTGATGAGCCTGAACATCCCCGGTCACGAAGGCCGCGGCGTTCTGCTGATTGCCTGGCTGGTCGTGACCGTGCAACTTTCCGATGTGCTGCAATATGTCTGGGGCAAGCTCGTCGGCAGGCACAAGATCGCACCACGTCTGTCGCCCTCGAAAACGGTTGAGGGATTTCTGGGCGGCTGTCTGTCGGCAACCGCTATCGGCATGGCGCTGAAATTCATGACGCCGTTCACCCTTTGGCAGGCCGGGCTGATGGGGCTGTGCGTCATCATGATGGGTTTTCTGGGCGGGCTGGTGATGTCGGCCATCAAGCGCGACCGGGGCGTGAAGGATTGGGGCCATACCATCGCCGGGCATGGCGGTTTCATCGACCGGCTGGACTCTGTGCTGTTTGCCGCGCCGATCTATTTCCACCTTCTCCGCTATTACTGGTCAGTTTGA
- a CDS encoding GAF domain-containing protein, translated as MVRKSHADFVVEQSQSGNAGSALVTSWRRSMLKYGLDPATTRLPGRISDAELQERRAAADLLVDLANPQLDRLYSLVGLSGCNVLLTDCEGMILAQRVRDGEAAQFREWGLSEGFDWSEAAQGTNGIGTCLAEGRALTINRDEHFHTRNTGLSCMDAPIWGPDGRLVAALDVSAVKGAATDSLARLIEAQVAQTASAIEASLFRAAFPGARIVVADAERGGSASLIAVDKDDLTIGATRAARKAFGLPREGDIKPHPATDLLVRDDDMRGFDKGERAAIARALARSDGNVTAAARALGIGRATLYRRMAKLGLEQK; from the coding sequence ATGGTGCGGAAGTCGCATGCCGATTTCGTGGTAGAGCAGTCGCAATCCGGCAATGCCGGCTCGGCGCTTGTGACCTCTTGGCGGCGGTCGATGCTGAAATATGGGCTCGACCCGGCGACGACGCGGCTTCCCGGCCGGATTTCGGATGCAGAACTGCAAGAGCGGCGGGCGGCGGCAGATCTTCTGGTTGACCTCGCGAATCCGCAGCTCGACCGGCTTTATTCGCTGGTTGGTCTGTCGGGCTGCAATGTGCTGCTGACCGACTGTGAGGGGATGATACTGGCGCAGCGCGTCCGCGATGGAGAGGCGGCGCAGTTCCGCGAATGGGGCCTCTCGGAAGGCTTTGACTGGTCCGAGGCCGCGCAGGGCACTAACGGCATCGGCACCTGTCTGGCAGAGGGCAGGGCGCTGACGATCAACAGGGACGAACATTTTCACACCCGCAATACCGGCCTGTCCTGCATGGATGCGCCGATCTGGGGGCCGGATGGTCGGCTGGTAGCGGCGCTTGATGTCAGCGCGGTGAAAGGTGCCGCGACAGACAGTCTGGCCCGCCTGATCGAGGCGCAGGTCGCCCAGACTGCCAGTGCGATCGAAGCATCGTTGTTCCGTGCGGCCTTTCCCGGTGCGCGGATCGTGGTGGCTGATGCGGAACGGGGCGGTTCGGCCTCGCTCATCGCGGTGGACAAGGATGATCTGACCATTGGTGCGACTCGCGCCGCGCGCAAGGCGTTCGGCCTGCCGCGCGAGGGTGATATCAAGCCGCACCCGGCCACCGATCTGCTGGTGCGCGACGACGATATGCGCGGTTTTGACAAGGGAGAGCGTGCCGCCATTGCCCGTGCCCTTGCGCGAAGTGATGGCAACGTCACGGCTGCGGCGCGGGCGCTTGGGATCGGGCGGGCGACGCTGTATCGACGCATGGCAAAGCTGGGG
- a CDS encoding aldehyde dehydrogenase (NADP(+)): MHFTPHGKHLIAGDWVGGDRQFASEPAHGPSHQFSVGTVDLVDRACEAAEDAFWTYGYTSREDRAKFLDAIADEMEARADRITEIGTQETGLPEARLQGERGRTTGQLRLFADHIRKGDYLDRRHDEALPERQPLPRPDLRMIQRPIGPVAVFGASNFPLAFSVAGGDTAAALAAGCPVVVKGHSAHPGTGEIVAEAIHAAIEATGMPKGVFSLIQGGDRQVGQALVQHPLIKAVGFTGSLGGGRALFDLCAQRPEPIPFFGELGSVNPMFVLPEAAQARGAAIGKGWAGSLSMGAGQFCTNPGIAVVEQGPAGDAFVQAAADALNEVGPQIMLTGGIAKAYRDGKARFDGRNSVKPIVTTDSTGREASPNLYETDAQTYLQDHALGEEVFGPLGLVIRVGGVDEMVALAKGFEGQLTATLQMDEADAEAARQLLPVLERKAGRVLANGFPTGVEVADSMVHGGPYPASTNFGATSVGTLSIRRFLRPVSFQNIPESIMPRDLG; the protein is encoded by the coding sequence ATGCATTTCACCCCCCACGGCAAACATCTTATCGCTGGCGACTGGGTTGGCGGTGACCGGCAGTTTGCGTCGGAGCCGGCGCATGGTCCTTCGCATCAGTTTTCGGTCGGCACGGTCGATCTGGTGGATCGCGCCTGTGAGGCTGCAGAGGATGCGTTCTGGACCTACGGTTATACGTCGCGCGAGGACCGGGCGAAGTTCCTCGACGCGATCGCCGATGAGATGGAGGCCCGCGCCGATCGGATCACCGAAATCGGCACGCAGGAAACCGGCCTGCCCGAGGCGCGCCTTCAGGGCGAGCGGGGGCGGACGACGGGCCAGCTGCGCCTGTTCGCCGATCACATCCGCAAGGGCGATTATCTGGACCGCCGCCATGACGAGGCACTGCCCGAGCGCCAGCCCCTGCCGCGCCCCGATCTGCGCATGATCCAGCGGCCGATCGGGCCGGTCGCGGTCTTCGGGGCCTCGAACTTTCCGCTGGCCTTTTCGGTGGCCGGCGGGGATACGGCGGCGGCGCTCGCCGCGGGCTGCCCGGTCGTGGTGAAGGGCCATTCCGCCCATCCCGGCACCGGCGAGATCGTGGCCGAAGCGATCCATGCCGCCATTGAGGCGACCGGCATGCCCAAGGGCGTGTTCAGCCTGATTCAGGGCGGCGACCGTCAGGTCGGGCAGGCCCTGGTCCAGCATCCGCTTATCAAGGCGGTGGGCTTCACGGGATCCTTGGGCGGGGGCAGGGCGCTGTTCGATCTGTGCGCGCAGCGGCCAGAGCCGATCCCGTTCTTCGGAGAGCTTGGGTCTGTGAACCCGATGTTCGTCCTGCCCGAGGCCGCGCAGGCCCGCGGGGCCGCAATCGGCAAGGGCTGGGCCGGATCGCTGAGCATGGGCGCGGGCCAGTTCTGCACCAATCCCGGCATCGCCGTGGTAGAGCAGGGGCCGGCGGGCGACGCCTTCGTGCAGGCCGCTGCTGACGCGTTGAACGAGGTCGGCCCGCAGATCATGCTGACCGGCGGTATCGCGAAGGCCTATCGCGACGGCAAGGCGCGTTTCGACGGGCGCAACAGCGTGAAACCCATCGTCACCACCGACAGCACGGGGCGCGAGGCCAGCCCGAACCTTTATGAAACCGACGCGCAGACCTATCTTCAGGATCACGCTTTGGGCGAAGAGGTTTTTGGCCCCTTGGGTCTTGTGATCCGGGTCGGCGGCGTGGATGAAATGGTCGCGCTCGCCAAGGGGTTCGAGGGTCAGCTGACCGCGACGCTCCAGATGGATGAGGCCGACGCCGAGGCCGCGCGTCAATTGCTTCCGGTGCTGGAACGCAAGGCCGGCCGCGTGCTGGCCAACGGCTTCCCCACCGGCGTCGAGGTCGCCGACAGCATGGTCCATGGCGGCCCATACCCGGCCTCCACCAATTTCGGCGCAACTTCCGTCGGCACCCTGTCCATCCGCAGATTCCTGCGCCCGGTCAGCTTCCAGAATATCCCTGAAAGCATCATGCCAAGGGATCTGGGGTAA
- a CDS encoding gluconokinase, which translates to MPLPPRIVVMGVSGCGKSTLAEALSKRLGFSMIEGDALHPAENIAAMQSGRPLTDEMRGPWLAAIAAAMEKALQTGPGAVASCSALKRSYRDILSQHGPVAFVHLDLPLAAARHRMADRPGHFMNAALAESQAATLEPLAPGETGIALDAMLGPELLTDAAAGWLQQHD; encoded by the coding sequence GTGCCGTTGCCGCCACGCATCGTTGTCATGGGCGTATCCGGATGCGGAAAATCCACCTTGGCCGAGGCGCTGTCAAAACGCCTCGGCTTTTCCATGATAGAAGGGGATGCGCTGCACCCGGCCGAAAATATAGCAGCGATGCAGTCGGGCAGACCCCTGACCGACGAAATGCGCGGGCCCTGGCTGGCAGCAATTGCCGCCGCGATGGAAAAGGCGCTGCAAACCGGCCCCGGAGCCGTTGCAAGCTGTTCAGCCCTGAAGCGCAGCTATCGCGATATACTCTCTCAACACGGCCCGGTGGCCTTCGTGCATCTTGATTTGCCGCTGGCCGCCGCCCGGCACAGGATGGCAGATCGCCCCGGCCACTTCATGAACGCTGCACTTGCCGAGAGTCAGGCTGCGACGTTGGAACCGCTGGCCCCTGGAGAAACCGGGATCGCGCTTGATGCGATGCTGGGCCCGGAACTACTGACGGATGCTGCGGCGGGATGGTTGCAACAGCACGATTAG
- a CDS encoding efflux RND transporter permease subunit encodes MARFFIDRPVFAWVISIIIMGIGVLSIVSLPIAQYPQIAPPSVTIRATYPGASAETVSNTVTQIIEQQMTGLDGLRYMSSSSTSAGSSTTTLTFETGTDEDIAQVQVQNKLSQATSLLPQPVQRQGIAVEKAASGFLMVIGLVGNDSYDQADLSDYLVTNLVDDLSRVEGIGSVQVFGAQYAMRIWLEPSKLAAFEMTPSDVVNAVSAQNTQISAGEFGGRPTMQGQQLNATVTAQSLLSTPEEFRQIVLRAEENGGLVLLQDVARIEIGAESYVADATYNGRPSSGMALSLAPGANALDTAERVKERMEEFAEFFPEGVEYVIPFDTSPFVEISIEEVVKTLIEAIVLVFVVMYIFLQNWRATLIPTLAVPIVLLGTFGIMAVFGFTINTLTMLAMVLAIGLLVDDAIVVVENVERIMEEEGLNPREATRKSMGQITGALIGIALVLSAVFVPMAFFGGSTGVIYQQFAITIVSAMALSVVVALTLTPALCASMLKPTHGKRGGLFGLFNRGFDGTTRGYTGAVGWIVRRPLRVLLIYAALGAAMVFLFIKTPQGFLPDEDQGIMFVLIQGPTGATAERTQAVVDEVERYFLEQEAASVDSMFGVVGFSFAGMGQNVGMAFVRLKDWEERPDPSQSVQAVAGRAFGALSQIRDAMVFPIVPPSVIELGNVSGFDFYLQARGGQSHEQLLEARNMMLGMAAQSPLITQTRPSGLEDASQYRLNIDWQKAGAMGISATDVAGLLQVAWTGTYVNDFVDRGRIKKVYVQGEANSRSVPTDLEKWRVRNASGGLVPFANFAEGEWTFGPQGLTRYNGVPAMQLQGSPMPGVSTGDAMAEIENLASQLPAGFNVSWTGLSLEERESGDQTALLYALSLAAVFLCLAALYESWSIPLAVILVMPIGVLGALLGAYVGGFDNGVFFQVGLLTVIGLTGKNAILIVEFAREQSVAGAPLYRAVVEAARQRFRPIIMTSIAFSLGVTPLVLSTGAGAAGRNAIGATVLGGTLMATVLGILFAPLFYVLMRRLLGRGDRMEDDDAVTQPTPSRV; translated from the coding sequence ATGGCCCGTTTTTTCATTGATCGCCCGGTTTTCGCATGGGTCATTTCTATCATCATCATGGGGATCGGCGTTTTGTCGATCGTCTCTCTGCCGATCGCGCAATATCCGCAGATCGCACCGCCTTCGGTGACGATCCGCGCGACCTATCCCGGCGCCTCGGCCGAAACGGTGTCGAATACCGTCACCCAGATCATCGAACAGCAGATGACGGGACTGGATGGACTCAGATACATGTCCTCCAGCTCGACCTCGGCAGGGTCGTCCACCACCACGCTGACATTCGAAACCGGCACCGATGAAGATATCGCCCAGGTTCAGGTCCAGAACAAGCTGAGCCAGGCGACATCCCTGCTGCCGCAACCCGTGCAAAGGCAGGGCATCGCCGTCGAAAAGGCCGCATCAGGCTTTCTGATGGTGATCGGGCTTGTCGGCAATGACAGTTACGATCAGGCCGATTTGTCAGATTATCTTGTCACCAACCTCGTCGACGACCTCAGTCGGGTGGAAGGGATCGGCAGCGTGCAGGTTTTCGGTGCGCAATACGCGATGCGCATCTGGCTCGAGCCGTCAAAGCTTGCCGCCTTTGAGATGACACCTTCGGATGTGGTCAACGCGGTTTCAGCCCAGAACACCCAGATTTCAGCCGGTGAGTTCGGCGGGCGTCCGACCATGCAGGGCCAGCAGCTGAACGCGACCGTAACTGCGCAATCGCTGCTGTCCACGCCAGAGGAATTCCGCCAGATCGTGCTGCGGGCAGAGGAAAACGGCGGGCTGGTCCTGTTGCAGGATGTTGCCCGGATCGAAATCGGCGCGGAATCCTATGTCGCCGATGCGACCTATAACGGGCGTCCCTCGTCAGGCATGGCGCTAAGCCTGGCGCCGGGGGCGAACGCGCTTGATACGGCGGAACGCGTCAAGGAGAGGATGGAGGAATTTGCCGAATTCTTCCCCGAAGGCGTCGAATATGTGATCCCCTTCGATACCTCTCCCTTCGTCGAGATCTCGATTGAAGAGGTCGTCAAGACGCTGATCGAGGCCATCGTTCTGGTCTTTGTCGTGATGTATATCTTCCTGCAAAACTGGCGGGCGACGCTGATCCCGACATTGGCCGTACCCATCGTTCTGCTGGGGACCTTCGGGATCATGGCGGTGTTCGGCTTTACCATCAACACGCTGACCATGCTGGCCATGGTGCTGGCCATCGGTCTTCTGGTTGATGACGCCATTGTCGTGGTCGAGAACGTCGAGCGCATCATGGAGGAAGAGGGGCTGAACCCGCGCGAGGCAACGCGGAAATCCATGGGCCAGATCACCGGCGCACTGATCGGCATCGCCCTTGTTTTGTCGGCTGTCTTCGTGCCGATGGCGTTCTTTGGCGGTTCCACCGGGGTGATCTATCAGCAATTCGCGATCACGATTGTGTCGGCAATGGCGCTGTCCGTGGTCGTCGCATTGACGCTGACACCTGCCCTTTGTGCTTCCATGCTGAAGCCGACGCATGGCAAGCGTGGCGGGCTGTTCGGCCTGTTCAATCGCGGCTTCGACGGCACGACGCGCGGATATACCGGCGCCGTCGGCTGGATCGTGCGCCGCCCGCTGCGCGTATTGCTGATCTACGCAGCCCTTGGTGCGGCAATGGTGTTTCTGTTCATCAAGACGCCACAGGGCTTTCTGCCGGACGAAGATCAGGGGATCATGTTCGTTCTGATCCAGGGCCCGACCGGGGCGACTGCAGAACGCACGCAGGCTGTTGTGGACGAGGTCGAACGGTATTTTCTGGAACAGGAAGCGGCCTCGGTTGATTCCATGTTCGGGGTCGTCGGCTTCAGCTTTGCCGGGATGGGCCAGAATGTCGGCATGGCCTTCGTGCGCCTGAAGGATTGGGAGGAACGGCCCGATCCCTCACAATCCGTTCAGGCCGTCGCCGGGCGGGCTTTCGGTGCGCTCAGCCAGATCAGGGATGCCATGGTGTTCCCGATCGTGCCGCCTTCTGTCATCGAACTCGGCAACGTCTCGGGCTTCGATTTCTATTTGCAGGCGCGCGGCGGACAAAGCCACGAACAGCTGCTGGAGGCCCGCAATATGATGCTGGGCATGGCCGCGCAAAGCCCGCTGATCACACAGACCCGGCCTTCCGGGCTGGAGGATGCGTCGCAGTACCGCCTGAACATCGACTGGCAGAAGGCCGGGGCGATGGGCATCAGCGCGACCGATGTGGCGGGACTGCTGCAGGTTGCGTGGACGGGCACCTATGTGAACGACTTCGTCGACCGGGGCCGGATCAAGAAGGTCTATGTTCAGGGCGAGGCGAACAGCCGTTCGGTCCCGACCGACCTTGAGAAATGGCGGGTTCGGAACGCATCCGGCGGGCTGGTACCATTTGCGAATTTCGCGGAAGGCGAATGGACCTTCGGACCGCAGGGCCTGACGCGCTATAACGGTGTGCCGGCGATGCAGTTGCAGGGCAGCCCCATGCCCGGCGTCAGCACCGGCGACGCGATGGCCGAGATCGAGAACCTGGCAAGCCAGCTTCCTGCCGGTTTCAACGTGTCGTGGACGGGCCTGTCACTGGAAGAACGCGAATCCGGCGACCAGACCGCGCTGCTTTATGCGCTGTCGCTGGCGGCGGTGTTCCTGTGTCTGGCAGCACTTTATGAAAGCTGGTCGATCCCGCTTGCGGTTATTCTGGTCATGCCCATCGGTGTGCTTGGTGCATTGCTTGGCGCATATGTGGGCGGCTTCGACAATGGTGTTTTCTTCCAGGTCGGCCTGCTGACGGTGATCGGTCTGACCGGCAAGAACGCGATCCTGATCGTGGAATTTGCCAGAGAGCAATCGGTGGCCGGCGCACCCCTGTACCGCGCCGTGGTCGAGGCCGCGCGCCAGCGTTTCCGCCCGATCATCATGACCTCAATCGCCTTTTCGCTTGGCGTGACACCTTTGGTTCTGTCGACAGGCGCGGGTGCTGCGGGCCGGAACGCGATCGGTGCGACGGTTCTGGGCGGAACATTGATGGCAACCGTTCTGGGCATCCTGTTCGCGCCGCTGTTCTATGTCCTGATGCGCAGGCTGTTAGGCCGCGGCGACAGGATGGAAGACGATGACGCGGTGACGCAGCCGACCCCCTCACGGGTCTGA
- a CDS encoding Ldh family oxidoreductase, which yields MSNARTFTAEQLRQSIEEIFVNAGLTKEQAGPAAGVILAGERDNCKSHGVYRIEGCLRTLAAGKVKPDAVPALTDDGAGIVRVDADGGFSPAAFALGAPVLAERAEKLGIAALVINNCTHFSALWPEIEALTERGLAAMAMCPSYSSVAPSGGNAPLLGTNPFAFGWPRPDAPPYVFDFATSVVARGEIELHRQAGKPLPEGWAVDRDGNPTTDPAAALEGAMLPFGAHKGSAISTMIELLAGAMIGDLTSDEALDYLGTTAILPHHGELVIAFSPRRFAAGRPGDPFRRAEAFLDAIAGQGARLPSQRRFAARRKTAQDGITLTGDEVAMMQRLRDNPGEIKA from the coding sequence ATGAGCAATGCCAGAACCTTCACCGCAGAACAGCTTCGTCAGAGCATCGAAGAAATCTTCGTGAATGCCGGGCTGACCAAAGAACAGGCCGGGCCGGCTGCCGGTGTGATCCTTGCCGGAGAGCGGGACAACTGCAAATCGCATGGCGTCTATCGGATCGAGGGTTGCCTGCGCACATTGGCCGCAGGAAAGGTGAAACCCGACGCTGTGCCGGCCCTGACGGATGACGGCGCGGGGATCGTTCGTGTCGATGCTGATGGCGGCTTTTCACCCGCGGCCTTCGCCCTTGGCGCCCCGGTTCTGGCCGAGCGGGCAGAGAAGCTGGGCATCGCGGCACTTGTCATCAACAACTGCACCCATTTCTCGGCCCTCTGGCCAGAGATCGAAGCGCTGACCGAGCGCGGCCTCGCAGCAATGGCCATGTGCCCCAGCTATTCCTCCGTGGCGCCTTCGGGCGGCAATGCGCCCCTTCTGGGCACCAACCCGTTTGCCTTCGGCTGGCCACGGCCCGACGCGCCGCCTTATGTGTTCGATTTCGCCACCTCTGTCGTCGCGCGGGGTGAGATTGAGCTGCATCGTCAAGCCGGCAAGCCGCTGCCGGAAGGCTGGGCCGTCGATCGTGACGGCAACCCCACAACCGATCCGGCAGCCGCCCTTGAAGGCGCGATGCTGCCATTCGGTGCGCATAAAGGATCGGCCATCTCGACCATGATCGAATTGCTGGCCGGCGCGATGATTGGCGATCTGACAAGCGACGAGGCATTGGACTATCTGGGAACGACCGCAATTCTGCCCCATCATGGAGAGCTGGTCATCGCATTCTCGCCCCGCCGCTTCGCCGCCGGACGGCCCGGCGATCCGTTCCGCCGGGCAGAGGCATTTCTGGACGCCATCGCCGGTCAGGGTGCAAGACTGCCGTCTCAACGGCGCTTCGCCGCACGCAGAAAAACGGCGCAGGACGGCATCACGCTCACAGGTGATGAAGTTGCGATGATGCAACGGCTGCGGGATAATCCCGGCGAGATCAAAGCCTAA
- a CDS encoding CDP-alcohol phosphatidyltransferase family protein: MSEPENRRPLASRQTGWANRIATWLASTRITPNQISQAGMVTALLAGACFWASGSTGGFGRELLLLAAAGFCQLRLLCNLFDGMVAVEAGRGSPDGGFWNEFPDRVSDMLILVGLGLGAAAPTLGWASAAMALLTAYIRELGLNLGQGADFSGPMAKQHRMAVVTAAALLAMFEPLWGGHSQVLRIALWIVTIGAALTALRRCWRLLVKLRG; this comes from the coding sequence ATGAGCGAACCCGAAAACCGCCGTCCCCTTGCCAGCCGTCAGACCGGATGGGCCAACCGCATTGCCACATGGCTGGCCTCGACGCGGATCACACCGAACCAGATCTCGCAGGCCGGCATGGTCACGGCCCTGCTGGCCGGCGCCTGCTTTTGGGCCAGCGGGTCGACGGGCGGGTTTGGCCGCGAGCTTCTGCTGCTGGCTGCGGCCGGATTCTGCCAATTGCGCCTGCTGTGCAACCTGTTCGACGGCATGGTCGCGGTCGAGGCAGGTCGGGGCAGCCCCGATGGCGGCTTCTGGAACGAGTTTCCCGATCGTGTATCCGACATGCTGATACTGGTCGGGCTTGGCCTGGGGGCAGCGGCGCCGACCCTTGGCTGGGCGTCCGCGGCAATGGCACTGCTGACCGCCTATATCCGTGAACTGGGCTTGAATCTGGGACAAGGCGCCGATTTTTCCGGTCCGATGGCCAAGCAGCACCGGATGGCTGTTGTGACCGCTGCGGCTCTGCTTGCCATGTTTGAACCGTTGTGGGGCGGTCACAGCCAAGTGCTGCGCATCGCATTGTGGATTGTCACCATCGGTGCTGCACTTACCGCGTTGCGGCGCTGCTGGCGGCTTTTGGTAAAGCTGCGCGGATAG
- a CDS encoding lysophospholipid acyltransferase family protein — protein sequence MTAWAITTFAHLLTAVQPQWQGFDPAERHQRIYFANHVSHGDFVLIWAVLPKSHRRRTRPVAGADYWRRGGLREFIGSDVFNSLLIERNRDGVEDDPIAQMAAALDEGSSLIIFPEGTRNLTDTELLAFRSGIYRLARSRPGIDVVPVWIDNLNRVLPKGSFIPVPLMCKVIFGAPMHVGKDETKDAFLARARTALLSLKPRQEDAP from the coding sequence ATGACAGCGTGGGCGATCACCACCTTCGCGCATCTGCTGACCGCTGTGCAGCCGCAATGGCAGGGCTTCGACCCGGCAGAGCGTCATCAGCGCATCTATTTCGCCAACCATGTCAGCCACGGCGATTTCGTCCTGATCTGGGCGGTTCTGCCAAAATCGCACCGGCGCAGGACGCGGCCCGTTGCCGGGGCCGATTACTGGCGCAGGGGCGGGTTGCGTGAATTCATCGGCAGCGACGTCTTCAACAGCCTTCTGATCGAACGCAATCGTGACGGCGTCGAGGACGATCCGATCGCACAGATGGCAGCGGCGCTTGACGAGGGTTCGTCATTGATCATCTTCCCCGAAGGCACGCGCAATCTGACAGATACAGAGCTGCTTGCCTTCCGTTCCGGCATCTACCGGCTTGCCCGGTCGCGGCCCGGCATTGATGTCGTTCCGGTCTGGATCGACAATCTGAACCGTGTGCTGCCCAAGGGGTCATTTATCCCGGTCCCGCTGATGTGCAAAGTGATCTTCGGCGCACCCATGCATGTGGGTAAAGATGAAACGAAGGACGCTTTCCTGGCCCGGGCGCGCACAGCGCTGCTATCGCTCAAACCCCGGCAGGAGGACGCGCCATGA